ataaacttaaataatcCAAATATGATGATGAATGTTTTGAACATATTAATGTCGATATTCCTAATTTTGAGCATTCTATTGATAATATGGAAGATGATAATGAGGATGACTGAGAACTTTCACCTTACTATCCGAAGATGAATGTGGCAGTTGGGGCTgctaataaaaacataaaaaagattaTACAAAATATGGTGGTCACATATAAGGATTTGCATGAGATGCTTCTTTTTGCTTTGCATGGATATCATACATCGGTATGTACTTCAACTAGGGCTACACCTTTCTCTCTGGTATATGGAATGGAAGTAGTACTCCCCCTTGAGGTAGAAATCCCTTACTCACGAGTATGAATGGAAACCCAATTAAAAGAAGCAGAGTGAGTTCAAGCTAGATTTGACCCGTTTAACCTCATTGTGGAAAAAAGGCTAACTGTGGTATGTCACAGACAATTATaccaaaaaagaatgaaaaaacgTTTGACAAAAAGGTGCGTCTCAGAGAGTTCCATGAAGGtgatttagttttgaaaaatatcttacctATACAAAAGGACCATAGAGGCAAATGGACTCCAAATTATGAAGTTCCGTATGTGGGTATGTGGTGAAGAAAGAATTCTCTGGTGGGGCACTAATTCTCATAAGGATGGATGGGGAGGAGTTACCGTTGCCAGTCAACTTCGATGCGGTTAAAAATTCTATGCATGATGATTCCATGATAGAGGATGCAACTAAGGATATCGACATTGTTTTCAAGTTTTTACATTTCgctttatttgataaaaaatatatcatttgggttttcataaatttgttgtaaaaaagTTTTGTGTCACACTAAGTTGgtaattaaagataataaaaataatggtaAAAAGGTATATTTGTGTCGGGAAACGTCACATGTATATTCACTAAATGCATATTAGCTCCTAAGGGATGTTGTGGaggcaaaaaataataataatcaaaataaattaaataaaaaaatgaggaaaagaaaaggaaagtaaGGAAAAGTAAGGGTTTTGTGCATCCATGCATTCATACACCTTTATCACATCATaccattcatttttattatcaagACAATTTTTGGAaaggttcaaaaagaaaaataagggcCATAGGGGCATGGGATCACTCTACTTCTTTTTCAAATGACATTCATGTGGTGTTTGTTTATGCTTAAATCAAAATTTAGGTTCTCCATTAGGTATAGATCCTCTCCTcgtaatttgtttatttttttaaatcatatttgcAAAATGGGATATGTTTAGGATTGGGGCCCTCTATGTGGTAATGGTCGTTGAATCCCTTGGATGTAGATCCTCTCCTCAGGATTGGTCTGATCtttctaaaaaagaaatcaGATCTGCAAAACGTTTTTGTTTTTCGGATCGGGGTCCTCTACGTGAGAATGGTCGCCGAATCCTTTGGATGTAAACCCTCCCCTCAAGCATTGGTCtaatttttctcaaaaagaaatcagaTTTGCAAAAAGTTTTTGTTTTCCAGATTTGGGCCCTTTACGTGGTAATGGTCGCCGAATCCTTTGAATGTAGatcctctcctcgggattggtctaatctttctcaaaaagaaatcagatttgcaaaatgtttttttttttggatcggggccctctacgtggtaatggttGTCCAATCTTTtggatgtagaccctctcctcggaatttggtttaatcttttttaaaaaagaaataaaatttgcaaaaaggACATTGTTTTTCCAAATTGGGGCCCTTTACGTGGTAATGGTCACTAAATCCTTTAAAAATAAGGTTTTTGGATTGTGACATTTGTATTTTGGTCATGGTTTTCGTTTAAACATAATCATTTCACGTTTTGTcatctttgtttcttttgaaatcagACAAAATTAggatctttatctttacttgtCTTTTCtctaaacatataaaaatgtaaattctGAGATTATCGCAAgcaaatctaagtaaagaggacAAGGTATAAATAGTGCGGATacctacaaatataatttttttacaagtgGTAGTGCCAGCTAAATGATGTAGGATTtgattaactttaatatataatgcatttaataaaattatatattaatgctGTTTTAGTCAAATTAGAATTTCATATAATGTATTTAATAGAATTATAATATTGAATTGTTTATGTCATATTTGATGATTGATTATCTGCCTCTGTTGTaagtattgatttttttttgtcatatttGATGACTAACTTTCCGCCTATGTTCTAAGCTGCAGAATTGGAATCAAGGATCACATTTCACAGTCCCCTCTGTACTTAAAGCTACTAGttcttccatcacacacacaaccctaataaatttaattgacaACTTCTCtctaaaaaatttgaaagattgaaaggaaaaaaaatgaagaatattCCTCTGATTCTAATGGGTTGTGGAGGAGTTGGTCGTCAACTTCTCGAACACATTGTCTCTTGCCGTTCTCTTCACTCCACACAGGTAATGTCCCTTTAGATGGATTCTTATGTTTCCAAATTGTGCTTCAgtttcctattttttttgtcatggcTTTAACCTGAAAATGACAAGTTATTTGGGTTTCTGATATACCATTTGtcttttgaacttttttttttctttctgggGTTATTTGTGCGGGCTTTTGGCTTCTCTGCCAAATGAATCCAGCGATTGCGCTccgtgattttattttttgaaattgattGAGAATGGGTATAGAAAAATGTGCATTTTTTGTTTAGTTGATTGatgtttcaatttatttattgtgtttgagtttttttttttgttggcaGGGACTGTGCTTGAGAGTTGTAGGAGTTGGTGATAGTAAATCTTTGGTGGTGTCGGATGATTTGCTGAATAAGGGGTTGGACGACAGCTTTTTGTTACAACTTTGCCGGGTCAAGAGCGCTGGCGAATCTCTATCAAAACTTTGTGATTTCGGTTGATATTTATGCCTAATTTTTCTTGATGGtgatatgaaaatttatattttttagaatgtTTACTTGTTGTATGTTATTTAAAGGGGAATGCCGGGCGTTTGGGCATCCGGAGTCAGAAGGAAAGATTCTAGAGATTGCATCTCAACTTGGTAGAAAAACAGGTATGTAAGCAATCATTCACCACCATGAACTGGTTATGGCAGTACCCATGAAACCTCCTCTGCTGTTGTATCCTGCAACGCCCCATACcccaaacatatttaatccttgaatttttattatagacTGCATTGCTTGCTTACTGTTgtggattttaaaataaatttgaaatgagAGTGAACCTTCACAGCTTCATGCACTAAATCACTGAacagctatttttttttttttttattataggttTGGTGCTTGTGGATTGCTCTGCTAGCTTTGACACTGTTGTGGTGCTAAAGCAAGCAATTGATATGGGTTGTTGTGCTGTTTTGGCAAATAAGAAGCCTCTTACATCTTCAATGGTACAACcatcttcattattttataacaattgtTGAGATGAGAGTTGGGGGATATTTATCAAGTCAAGAAAGactatttattttgattttcttttgcTTCTCTATATGTAACCCTTGGTACTGATGTAcacaaaataagaaagaaaatatccAGTATACGGGCTCCAAGTTATGGCCTTGTACGTGGTCATAAAGCTTAATAAACATTCTATGTGATCCTTAAAcactataatttttgtattgttatccttttgtttgatttttgtcaaaatttgttGTTCTTAAATCACAATTTTCATACTTAAGGACTGTAGTGCTCATGGccgtttttttttatcttgatatAATGCTCAAGCAAGAACTTACATGTATGTGCACATAGCATCTTCTCCCATGCTTTGATCTTAGTCTTCCCTTCACGCTCATGCTTCTTTAGATTCTCCACCTTGTGGAAGCATGCTTCTTTAGCATAACTGTGACAATCTTGACTTTTAGATCCTCATGGATTTCCTTAAATTCAAACATTTCTTCGTCAGTTTGGATCCAATCAACAAATTCTTTAGGTTGTAACTTGCCATCAAAATGTGGAAGCTTGACCATAATATCATTAATCAAAATTGCTGTCTTCTAGAGCAACATTGCTATTGTATGAGGACACTCATCAGATTCTTCACCCAAACATTTTGTTTGTTCTTCTATTAGAGCTTGTTGAAGTTCACAGTGGCTTGAAGATGTTGAATTTGGCATCTCAGTTCCTCCATCTCAATTTCGTTATTAGGTCTGTCTTTTTGGTATTTTGTGGGTTATTATTGGTTTAAAGGGTAAAAgtgtaaatttgaaaatgtttggattttttaaaactttacgGTTCAAATGGTAATTTTGTAACAAATATGGCGTAAAGGGtgactttttaaaaatataatgcaaGGTAACATGATTTTAGAAACTTCATTATTAGCTTGTCCCATTACTCCTGAAGCGTCCCAATTATCATCATTCACGACTGTATTTACATTTTCAGAAAACGTACTAGAAATGTTTAAATAATGAGGTGATAGTTTTAATTGGTGCATATTCAAAGTTTCTGAAACAAGGAGTGCATTATCCTAATTGGACGGGGCAgtattttacattttcatattaagGTTTCAAAAGATTTTGGTTTCTTCCTCTCACTAGTATGTTTTTACGTAGTTGTGCATCCTTCATCCAAACAATTACCTCTTTTATGTGACAGGAGGATTTCAAGAAACTTTTCATGTATCCACGTCATATCCGGCATGAGTCAACTGTAAGTGATACTTATTTCTTTCCTTAACTACACATGTCTCTCTAGCAGCACGTAGCAGGATTATCACATTTGTGATAgcattgaaaatatttattaaaatgtgtattttcCACTAAGTGTAATATAAAATTCAGCATTACTGCTTTAATTTCTTTGCTTGGTTATGCTTTGTTGTTTTGAACACTGGTCTCATACTAATCAAATCTAAGCCTTTAGAAGTTCTGAATGACTTGTATGGATCAATAATGTACAAACTGACGCTTTGcttaaattttttaagcaaAATTTACCttgataaaaaaggaaaattaaatcCACGGAAAAAGCCACATGGTGTGTTTTCCAGCTATTGATgattcatcttctccattatATTAAGAAGGGAAAGATGAATTGCGGTGTGTGGCTGACTTGTGAAATTATGttgatgaaaatataaaacacGAAGAACAAAACTTAACATATGAAATTCAATTCCCTTTTGAAACACAAGGAGtatatcttattttctttctttgaaaAGTGATCTTAAAAAAATTGCTTTTTATGTTGTCGTTGAACCAAATGTGTGTTTCTTTTGAAGTGTAATAGTATGTGATGAATCTTATGATAGTCATTAcacaattttttgtttctatctCCTGTTTTCCTTGTTACTTGTTCAAATACACTCCAATTTCGTTCACAACCCAATGaactatgttaaaatttaaaattttgattactaGCTTTTGTAAGTTTAGAGTTGCATGCCCATAATTCTTCCACCATTGAGCTAcaaaagcaaagaaaataacttaGAATGTAACCATTATATCTTAACGCAATTTAGAAAGCATTGATGTGTCTCATCGGGAATGTGGTCTACCTTGATTCTTTGGCAAAGTCATCACCAAAGAGTCCACTTCCACTCTTATAAAGAGGCAACTcaattacaattttttgttgcacGTCTTTACTTGGCACCAACCTCTTGATGCAAGCATACAATCCATTTGTAACTTCCAAATCATATTCCATTTCTAGGTTGGAATAATAGAACTTTGGGTTCAAAAAGTGACTAGCTGCATGCAAAGGGCGATGAAGTTGACATGCCCATCTATTATCAATGATTGCAAATACATTTACTTTCATTGTTGTTGAATGACTTCATTATTGTTTCCATCTAACTTTGATATGCCTAACAAATCTCCTATAAACACTTTTTCCATATTGCAAGAATTCAAAACAAACATTAAGATAAGTCCCTCTATAgtgtttccttatagtaattttttttctttaatacttTTCTACCTCGAGGGACAACACATTGTTAGGAATGTTCATGGTTCCAGTCATGGTTATCAAACTTGCGAGTTAACTCGTTAACTCGGACGAGTTTGTGATTCTAGACATGGCTTCTGAGTTAACTCGGAATCAAACTCGATTTTTATGTAAACTCGGTGGAATCGGAAGTAGGCTCGTTAGAATTGCGCAAAATCGCAAGTTTGGAACGTGTGTGCGAGTTTGAATGGGTGAAAAAACTGAAACGAAAACGACGCCGTTTGGGGGAGATCTGACCTGATTTTGAAACGAGATTTAGGGTTTTTGGTTTTCGAATTTTTCAATCGTGTTTGCCCTCTCTGTGTGTTAAGCTCTCGTCGCGTCTGGAGATCTTGGCCACTGCAGTCGCCGTCGCATCTGGAGGTTGCCATCGTTCTCGCGTTCACGTCCTGTCATTGTTCACGTTTGTCGCAGCTCGCGTCGCATCCTTGTTCGCATCGCCTCGCTGTCGTTTCCCCTCGCCGTCGTCTCGCCTCATCGTTGTGTCGTGGTCTGTGACAGTCGTCGTGGTCGTCGCATGTGGAGGTTGCCACTGCGCTCGCGTTCGAGTTCGTGTCCCGTCACTGTTCGCATCGCCTCGTTGTCGTTTCGCCTCGCCGTTGTCTCGCCTTGTTGCGTCCTGGTCTGTGACAGTCGCTGTCACCGTCGGTCACCATCTCGCCGTCAAACGTTGGTTGCATCTTCCCTATGCAGTGCAGTGCGTAGTGTGATCTGTCCCTGGTAGCTCATCTAGGCTtgttatttataaatagaattatttacttaatttttcttttaaataattgcagtTTTATTTAAGCCCTTGATAGATAGGTTTAGTTCAACTgtgattttttatatgttaattttgtagtgaaaaTTTACACCACTATGTCTGGAAATGCTTCAAATTCAGTGGATACTAATCCAAGTGCATCCTTATCTTTCAATAGTAGAAGTAAAAATGCTCCGGGGAACCGGTCTGATATTGGATGGAAACACGGGTTTGATATTAATGGCAATGGTAGAAAAGTTAAATGTAACTATTGCTCAAAGATTGTGAGTGGAGGAATATTTAGATTCAAACATCATCTTGCTGGAACTAGGGAAGATTCTGAACCTTGTGCCTCTGTTTCaggagaaataaaaaatttgatgataaaGATAGTTGCAGAAGCTAAGCATGCAGCATTAAAGAGAAGAAAGTTGAATATCattgatgaagaagatgaaggaggACATATGTTGTTTGGctttaaaggaaaacaaacagtTGCCAATGCTAGTAAAGGGGGAGTCCAAGAAACTATAAATCAAATGATGAAAAAAGGATTCAAAGAAGAGGTTGATGCTCAAGTAGCTGAAGTCTTTTACACTAGTGCCATTCATTTCAATGTGATTAGAAATCCAGCATTTGCAAAGATGTGTGAAATGATTGGTAAATATGGAGTTGGCTACAAACCACCCTCTTATTATGATATTAGAGAGAAGCTCTTGAAACAAGCTatgagaaaaacatatttaatgctTGAAGAATACAAGGAGTGGAAGAGAACTGGTTGTACCATTATGTCTGATGGTTGGACGGACAAAAAAAGACGTTCTATTTGCAACTTCTTGGTGAATAGTCCTAAAGGGACGACTTTTCTTTATTCACTTGACACCTTAgacatttcaaaaacaactgATAAAGTATTTAAGATGTTAGATGATGTTGTTGAGTATGTTGGAGAAGAAAACGTAATTCAAGTTGTCACTGATAATGCTGCAAATTTCAAGGCAGCTGGAGATTTGTTGATGCAAAAAAGAGAACGATTGTATTGGACTCCATGTGTTGCACACTGTATTGATTTGAtctttgaagattttgaaaagaatttgaaggtCCATGAATTGACAATCAAGAAGGGAAGAAAGATTACCACTTACATTTATGGAAGAACAATGTTGATTTcattgttgaaaaagttcactATAGGTAGAGACTTGATAAGACCGGGTGTGACTAGATTTGCCACGGCATATTTGACTCTTGGTTGTCTTCATGAATTGAAGGCATCATTATTGACCATGTTTAACTCCGATGAGTGGAAGACAAGCAAATTTGGAACTTCACAAGAGGGGAAAGGAATAGAACGCGTGGTATTAGACAACCGAGTTTGGAAGAATGTCTCCACATGCTTGAAGGCTACTGCCCCTCTTATGGTGGTCTTAAGATTGGTGGACTCAGATGTAAAACCCACAATGGGTTTCATTTATGAAGAGATGGACTGTGCAAAAGAAAAGATTAGATccaattttaacaatattaagaaGAGGTAAACTTCCAAACTTTAACTCATTAAAAGTTTAATTCCTTATGTCTGAAATTTGTTTGGTATTGAATGTAGTTATGAAGATGTTTGGAGAATAATTGATGCTCAATGGGATAATCAACTTCATAGGCCTTTGCATGCAGCTGCCTATTTTCTCAACCCCCACTTCCACTATGAACCTAACTTTAGATGTGATGATGGTGGAGAGCTTAAAGAAGGATTGTATGAGTGCATGAGAAGATTAGTGCTAGATAttgtagaaagaagaaaaattaatttgcaaattgtTCAATTTCATTTTGCTATAGGTCTTTTTGGAATGGAAGATGCAAAGGAATGCAGGAAAGCATTAAATCCTGGTGAATGGTGGGAGATGTTTGGGGATGCAACTCCGGAGTTGAAGAGATTTGCTATTCGAATTCTAAGCTTGACTTGTAGCTCTTTGGGTTGTGAGCGTAGTTGGAGCTCATTCGAGatggtaatttaaattatttataatttataattttctttattaggtttatatctactaaaatttaatatttcattttaggTTCATACAAAGAGAAGGAACCGTTTGTATCAGAAAAAGATGAATGATTTAGTTTATGTGATGTATAACTTGAAGTTGAAAAGTAGACAAATTCGAAAAAGTGTGCTCCACCATTTGATGACATTGAATCAGAT
This portion of the Vigna unguiculata cultivar IT97K-499-35 chromosome 6, ASM411807v1, whole genome shotgun sequence genome encodes:
- the LOC114187974 gene encoding uncharacterized protein LOC114187974 isoform X1, whose translation is MSGNASNSVDTNPSASLSFNSRSKNAPGNRSDIGWKHGFDINGNGRKVKCNYCSKIVSGGIFRFKHHLAGTREDSEPCASVSGEIKNLMIKIVAEAKHAALKRRKLNIIDEEDEGGHMLFGFKGKQTVANASKGGVQETINQMMKKGFKEEVDAQVAEVFYTSAIHFNVIRNPAFAKMCEMIGKYGVGYKPPSYYDIREKLLKQAMRKTYLMLEEYKEWKRTGCTIMSDGWTDKKRRSICNFLVNSPKGTTFLYSLDTLDISKTTDKVFKMLDDVVEYVGEENVIQVVTDNAANFKAAGDLLMQKRERLYWTPCVAHCIDLIFEDFEKNLKVHELTIKKGRKITTYIYGRTMLISLLKKFTIGRDLIRPGVTRFATAYLTLGCLHELKASLLTMFNSDEWKTSKFGTSQEGKGIERVVLDNRVWKNVSTCLKATAPLMVVLRLVDSDVKPTMGFIYEEMDCAKEKIRSNFNNIKKSYEDVWRIIDAQWDNQLHRPLHAAAYFLNPHFHYEPNFRCDDGGELKEGLYECMRRLVLDIVERRKINLQIVQFHFAIGLFGMEDAKECRKALNPGEWWEMFGDATPELKRFAIRILSLTCSSLGCERSWSSFEMVHTKRRNRLYQKKMNDLVYVMYNLKLKSRQIRKSVLHHLMTLNQMMNG
- the LOC114187974 gene encoding uncharacterized protein LOC114187974 isoform X2; translation: MIKIVAEAKHAALKRRKLNIIDEEDEGGHMLFGFKGKQTVANASKGGVQETINQMMKKGFKEEVDAQVAEVFYTSAIHFNVIRNPAFAKMCEMIGKYGVGYKPPSYYDIREKLLKQAMRKTYLMLEEYKEWKRTGCTIMSDGWTDKKRRSICNFLVNSPKGTTFLYSLDTLDISKTTDKVFKMLDDVVEYVGEENVIQVVTDNAANFKAAGDLLMQKRERLYWTPCVAHCIDLIFEDFEKNLKVHELTIKKGRKITTYIYGRTMLISLLKKFTIGRDLIRPGVTRFATAYLTLGCLHELKASLLTMFNSDEWKTSKFGTSQEGKGIERVVLDNRVWKNVSTCLKATAPLMVVLRLVDSDVKPTMGFIYEEMDCAKEKIRSNFNNIKKSYEDVWRIIDAQWDNQLHRPLHAAAYFLNPHFHYEPNFRCDDGGELKEGLYECMRRLVLDIVERRKINLQIVQFHFAIGLFGMEDAKECRKALNPGEWWEMFGDATPELKRFAIRILSLTCSSLGCERSWSSFEMVHTKRRNRLYQKKMNDLVYVMYNLKLKSRQIRKSVLHHLMTLNQMMNG